AAGAGGTTAAATAATCCATTTCAGAAGACATCCTTTGAAATTCTAAGCTGATGTCCTTTTATCGAGCGCCCGGTCTGAAACAGTCCTTTGCAGCCACAATTTGAATGCAACGTAACATATTTTTGCATTGGTTTGCAGGTGGTGGTGGACAATGGCATACTTGAGGTCACATTATCGAACCCAGAAGGAATTGTTACTGGAATACGCTACAACAGTATTGACAATTTGCTAGAGGTTCTCAATGATGAGTCTAACAGAGGGTAATGGACTCAATGACTTCCCTTGAAcaacttttcaaaaaaaaaaaatcaccattCTCCgctaataaaatgaaaaaatccATCCTTACAAAATTAAGTATCAAGATTAGAAGGCTGAAATATTGATTCAATTCATGAAGCAACAACTGAGGGTTTAAATTACCTGTTTTTTCAAGTCATTTTTAAATGAATTTGCAGGTACTGGGATGTTGTGTGGAACACTCTAGATGGAAGTGCCAAAGCAGGAGTCTTTGAAGTGTATGatcctttttttcttttcatgtgatGTGGTAAAGTAGTCCAACTTCTATGCTCCAGGAAAATCGAAGAATTTTTAGAACTTTTCGGTGTAATTTAGGATCAAGGCAACAAATTTCACAGTTATAAAGGAAAGTGAGGATCAAGTGGAGATTTCTTTCTCAAGACCATGGGATCCCTCTCTCGAAGGCAGGCTTGTTCCCTTAAATATAGACAAAAGGTTCGCTTCTAGACTATTTCTTGTTGGAATTAACATGAttaatacattttcaatattcaTATTGGTGGTGTTGTAGGTTTATTTTGCTGCGAGGCTGCTCTGGCTTCTACACTTATGCAATATATGAACACATAGGCTCAAAGGAATGGCCAGCTTTCAGCCTTGGTGAAACTAGGATTGCTTTTAAACTTCGGAAAGATAGGTGCGTAGCTTTTTCTAATTTCTCATTATTCCTAATCATACTCGAACCATACCAAACATCATGTTCTTTTTTTCTCTCATAGACGCACATTCATTGTATGAAATCTGGCAAATTTTTTCAGCTATGACTTCTTTATTATTTAGAAATCTTAATCACTTGCACTAAATTGAAAAGAGGAAACAAATGGTTATGTCCTTCCAGCATTTTTGAATATTGCATTCCACTCAGTTAATGGTATCAACTGGAAATCACAGACTTGCCCATTTTCTCGTGTTGTCTTTATCAGGTTATTATGTGTTCATATGAatcatcatcattcatcatCGAAAAATGTGTAGGTTTCACTACATGGCATTGGCAGACAACAGACAAAGAGACATGCCACTTCCCGATGATCGATTACCTGGAAGAGGCCAACCCCTTTCCTATCCAGAAGCAGTCCTTCTTGTTAATCCTGTGGATCCTAAGCTAAAAGGAGAAGTGGGTTAAATTTACATTCCCTCTCTTTTTTCATGGTGCAAAATCTGATCCTTGGTTAAAGTAGTAAGACCCGTGTTAGTTGGGTGAAACTGCTAGAAGAAgttaaaaattttctcctttACTTGGATTTAAAGAACCTGGATCTGGTTAGTCATAATCTAGTTCACCGTGAAGTAATCCATTGTTTTTCAAAAAGGTTGATGACAAGTACCAGTACTCCTGTGATAACAAAGACCTAAAGGTCCATGGCTGGATATCGGTAGACCCTCCTGTGGGATTCTGGCAGATCACACCCAGTGACGAGTTCCGTTCTGGCGGGCCTCTCAAACAGAATCTTACCTCCCATGTGGGACCCACAACCCTCGCTGTAGGTTTCAACCATATGATATATGCATAAAACTTCTGGTGATattctcaaaaaataaatatataaataaaaattttggtgattttttttctttccatgGATGGCTTTGTGATTATGTCCTTTTTTCAGGTGTTTCTTAGTGCTCACTATGCTGGGGATGATCTGGTTCCGAAATTTGGTCAGGGCGAGCCGTGGAAGAAGGTTTTTGGCCCTGTTTTCATCTATGTTAACTCTGTGATGGATGGAGAGAACCCGTTAAGCCTATGGGATGATGCAAAGCAACAGGTTGGTTTTACATATATTATCTCACATTCTATTCCAACATATTTTTACATTGAAAACAAATTAGTATATAGAACAAACATTTGGAATGAATCTTTTTCAGTTGTCAATTGAGGTCCAAAGCTGGCCATACACTTTTCCAGCATCCGAGGACTTCCAATCATCTGACCATCGTGGTAATGTCAGGGGAAAATTATTGGTTTCAGACAGGTGATATACCATTCATGACACTTCTTGTCATTGGGATTGTTTCCTACATAAGgaaaattttgacaatttatgTATCTGTCTGTAGGTATGTTAGCTGTGATAATATTCCAGCAAATGGTGCATATATTGGGTTGGCTGCTCCAGGAGAGGTGGGATCCTGGCAAAGAGAATGCAAGGTGGAGATTAGGTTTTTGCTATCTTGTTCTTGAACCTCCTGCTGCTACGGTGTTCCCCAACGATAGAAGCAAACTTTCTAACTTCTTTTTCTATTTCTGTTTAATGCCATTGATTTCTTTGTAAAATGTGTTTCCCTCCTGATACTTTTATTTATCTGTTTTGCTCACAGGAAATCGAAAAATAAATTACTACCTCCGTGTCTGTTAATGAACTCAttgttaataatatataaccaggagcagtttttttttctttttctttttcattttttttacttatttaaCAAATTAACTGTCAACAGGACTATCAATTTTGGACAAGAGCAGATGAGAATGGCTATTTTTCCATCAACAATATTCGCACTGGAGACTACAATCTATATGCATGGGTCCCTGGCTTCATTGGAGATTATCGAAATGGAAGTTCCATTACCATTACCCCAGGTCTTagttatttacttttttttcgtatcaagtaatgtttaaggctttgatttaataataaatcatgaaatttttttagtcTTTGAAactatttattgatttaaaatttacaCAGAATTTAATTAGAGAATTGAAAAGGTTAATGAGACAGAAATATTACTCCTGAAAAATGTGAAAAGAGATAAAATGATAAAACAATGGCTTCGGAGTATTATTTTGCTACTTCTTAACATATATGTTTTCCTTGACTATCACTTGTTCAGAAACAGAGCGCCTGATTTCTTCTCTCAATAAATTTTACTTCACTTTTTCCAAGAATAATTTTTACACTTAAAAGGTAAGTTAAAAGTGTAAAACTGATCCATATATGAAGCAGGTCATGATCTTGACATGGGGGATATTGTTTATGAGCCTCCTAGAGATGGCCTGACATTGTGGGAAATAGGCATTCCCGATCGTTCTGCTGCTGAATTTTATGTTCCCGATCCTGACCCAAAATACATCAACAAACTTTATGCCAATCATCCGGACAGGTTATTTACTCTGCATGAAACAAACTCCTTTGCTTTTCTTCATTTGGTTCCTTTATTTCGTGCGTGAGAAGAATTGTGAATCTCAAAATGCATCATTCGTCAGATAAGTAAATTGACGCTACAGGTTCAGGCAGTATGGACTGTGGGATAGATACTCCGAGTTATATCCCAGTCAAGACTTGGTGTACACAATTGGAAAAAGTGACTACGGAAAAGATTGGTTTTTTGCACATGTTAACAGGTCTGTTTTTCCTTTCTACTTATTACTGTAGCGCATTGTGGAGAAACGATTATTGCAATATTCTCTCATACTTTCTGGTGTTTAAGAAAATTAGCAAGGTCACATTCTACTATTTTATATCCAAGAGCTATAGTTCAGTTCTTTTCTTGCCCCTGTACCCCTCGTCACCTTCCTAAGTTGAAGTGCTTCAATACACCTTAGAAGTACTTTATTCTTCTTGAGTGCAGGAAGAAAGAAGACAACACCTATCAAGGAACTACTTGGCAGATCAAGTTCACTCTTGACTCTGTTGTCGAGAATGGAACATATAAACTTCGCGTGGCACTGGCATCAGCTTCTCTCGCTGAACTCCAGGTACAACTTGTCTTGAATTTTCAGTTGCTTTATTGGATCATGTAAAAAGAAGATTTTATTTTTCCCCTTGTTCTTTTTGTTTAGGTTCGAATCAACAATCCTGACACAAACCGTCCATTATTTTCAACTGGTCTGATTGGAAGGGACAACGCCATTGCGAGGCATGGGGTTCATGGGCTCTACCGGCTGTACAATGTAGATATAAAGGGTGACTCGCTTGTTGAAGGGGAGAATACCGTATACTTGACCCAACCAAGGAGTGCAAGTCCCTTCCAGGGGCTTATGTATGATTACATTAGGTTTGAAGCTCCATCCTCCAACTATTGATTTGCATCGTATAGTTCTTTAATTGCATCCAAACCAAATAGGTTGCAAATACTTGCGCTTCATCAAGTTTGATAAATGTAACGTTGATATTATAAGCAAATGCGatacaaaatttattatacaaACTTGTTCCCATGTAGTGCCGAGAGATTTGCAAGACTTGGTTCGAGTCGCATTATTATATCAGCTCATCTCGACCTTGCAATACGACCGTTTGAACTCTCTGACTGGGCAAACGATAACTAGAACTCAACTCGGCCCAAGTTcgaatttttctgaaaaatttacATCCTCCGGATTTCTATAAAACCAGCTGAACAAATGAACAAATGAAAGAAATCAGAATATAACATTAAGAAGATAAAACATAAAATGCATATCAAGTTTGAGTAGCTCGATCAGTTCTCAAAGCTGAATGCCATGAGACGAAATCGAGTGGACCTTGATGTAGCTCGATCAGTTCTCAAAGCTGAATGCCATGAGACGAAATCGAGTGGATCTTGATGTACATGCTCCCCTAGTTGTGATCAAATATAGTGACATTTATAACCTCCAATTATGCACAGACGGAATACTTCAAGATCGGGACAGTTACTTGACATGGCAATTATGGCTGCATTGGTTATTCGCTGGCAAAAATATAAGATAGACTGCAATTTCCTACAGCCTACCGAAATTGCCAAGAGACCAACTTCAGTCACAGGGCCATCTGCATCCTCCGCTGCATCAGTTGGGAAAACCCGAAGTTCTAGGAAGTCCTTGCAAGTTGCAACTACAGCCTGAAGCCCATCATCAGTAACTGAATCAAGTACCTGCAggaacataaaataaaaatttgaaacaaaCCGAAACTAATCTTGGATTTGCAGTTGGCATGACAGGAAAAAAGCCACATACCCAGAGTGACTTGAGTTTGATGCAACAACACAAAACCGACTTTAATTGTTCTGCATTGATGTGTGCATAACTAAAATTTAAAGTAACTAGGTTAGCACAAACGGGAATCAGGGCAAAGATATAATCAGGAACAATTTCCTTGAAACCGGATAAACAGACAAGTGATTTACAAACAGCAAAGGCAGACGCGTAATCTGGTTCTTGTTCACCATAAGCAACAATCTCCGAGGGGCAAAAGGAGCCTATTCCAAGATGGGTCAGCTGAGGAGCTCGAACTATCAAGCGATAAAGCTGTCCTATGGTAATATATTCATTTAAGCTGAGTTTCTTCAATGAAGGTGATCTGATCACTAGACGTTCCGATGCCTCAAAGTTAATGGGAGATGCTACACAGTCAAAAGTCAACGACTCGAGACTCGTTGAGTAGTCAGGAAAACACGAAATCCAATCTTCTTCTTCATCCGAAACATCGCAATCAATAAGATCAAGAACCCGAATGTTCCTGGGATGGACAAAATGAAATTCCGTTATTTTTGTCACCCAAGAAAGAAGCACACTATAAGAGTCGAAAAACAGACTTGACTTAATTTGAAACTCAAAATTAGAGCAAAAATCACATATCTTCAGTTAAAAACCAAAATATTGAATCTTTTTAACAAGCCAGAATAGAAATGACACAACGATTTCTAAGAAAAAATGGTGACGATCCCCATCGGATCTAAATTATGAACCCACTGACCTGCACTCAGTGGCAACAAACGCAAGCCCACTAGTTCCAAAACCTTCACAACAAACCAAAACGATGTCTTTCAGGGTAGGAAAATAATGAGCCAAAAACGCAAGATCATTATCCGTAACGTACATGCGCTTCAAGTACACCTTCTCAAGCCCACGGTAAACATCTACCATCGAAACCAGCCAAGGAGCAAAATACGCAACCCAGTTCCGCGGTAACAAACTGAAATCAGAGAATCTGGGCTTCCCTTTAATACTCACCGACTTAACCTGCCTGAAACGATGAGTGACTCGTTTTGGTGAAACTGAGTAGCAGTTGCCGATGAATAGCTCGGATCTGGTCAGAGCCTCCAAACGGTACCAAGATTTGCAGACGAGGGATGCGGCGTTGCGATCATGCCTGGAGGTCAAGAAGCAGAGTACATTTTCCAGTACGATTTCAAGAACTTGATCTGGGTTGGGCATCATTTGAATTGACACATCCGTTGCCGTCTGCCCTTTATCTTCCAACATTTCACGTAGATTACTATGGTCCCAGCTTCCACTCATCACTCAGTGAGTGACTGAATAGGCGGCAGCGTCCTCTTCAATCCAGATTAATCAATATGATTGAAGATAACCCCTCTCCCCATCCCATTCCAGACCCGAGCTTCCATTATCAAAGCATTACAGATATACTTTACCGTATAATGTattttatacaaatttatataatGAGCCGTGATTATACTTAATAATCCCAGACAcctgaaattatttaaaacaaaagtAGGGGGTGGCCCGTTTGACTAGCGGCGTCAATTTGGATGGATTAAGTGAGTTTTGGTCGAGTTGATGCAAGAAATTATTTgcttatgtttatgcatgttgtATGAAAGGTTTGGTATTTGTGTTTTTTAAGAAATACAACACACGGTGAAAGTGAGAATCGAAACTAgccaaaatatgaaaatttgctataaaaaaaaattgaccaaGAAACATGTTATATTGAGAATGACATTTTTCaatacaaattttaaacaataaaaatagaagattttattttagtaGAATTCAGGGGATGATaaactcgtttttcttaaaagaaGACGCTTCTTAGGTTGAGCAATCGTCACATCTGCATCTGCAGGTAAAGATAACCTGCATCCAATCATTTTGACACCAGGCAGTGGCGGCAACCAATTGGAAGCAAGATTGACCGCAGAGTACAAGCCCGCAGGCTTGTTTTAAAACAGATTCTTTCCTCTGAAGAAGGATATATATATTGCGATGGATGGTTCAGGATTTTGTTCGATCCCAGTGTTCTTTTGAAACCGTCCGCCAAGTGCTTCGACAGAAGAATGATGTTATATTATGACCAGGAAATGGATGATCCCCTTGTCACGTTTTTACAACAAGCAGGCTATGCGAGTGGGAAAAATCTGTTTGGTGCACCTTACGATTTTCTTTATGCATTAGCTGCAGAAGGGCATCCCTCAAAAGTTGGTTCGAAATTCCTCGAAGACCTTAGAAATCTTGTCGAATATGGAGGGAAGCCGGTAATTCTTTTATCACATAGCTTAAGAGGCCTCTTTGTTCTCCACTTTCTTAACCGGAAATCGAATCCAAAAGTACGTTAAACACTTCATTGAACTATCAGCACCATTGATGAAACGTGCACTTTTGCCTCTGGAAATACATTTGGAGTGCCTTTGGTTGATCCACTGGTAGTACGGGAACAACAGAGAAGTTCTGCTACTAACTTGTGGCTCATGCCCTCTCCcaaggtttttaacgagactAAACCACTTGAAATCACGTCAAACTCTTCCTACACCGTGCTTGACATCCCGCATTTTCTTCGAGATATTGGATTTACTGCAGGAGTCAAAATGCGGGTTCTGCCTCTGGTTGAGAATTTAACTGCCCCCTTGGTGCCGGTCACGTGCATCACTGGCAGCGAGGTGAGGACATCGGGTTAACAAGGGCGTTCCAATCGACATGGAAGAGCTCGAAAAAGCAGATCCTTAAGGTGATGAAGATCCCTGAAGTTACCCATATAAATACTCAATGATAGTTTTCACTTGATGAGATAATTGGAGAAATTTCTTCCATCAATTCTCATGTTTCTGATTCTTTTGTTTCAAGTACTGTTACATAGTGATTCTAGACTACAAAATGTTCATTAAACATTGGAATAAACAATTACTTGCAATATAAATGGTCAATTCAATACATAAATATACTTTATCCAACAAGATCATTTATGGCGAAAACTCGACATTTTTTTTAGTGACAATGAGATATTTTTTGTGTCATTTTAGCATTCCAACAACAACATATGACTTAAAACCTATAAGTCGAAAGTTACCAAAACTTCAAATAAAAACGTTAGTTATTTTATCTTCTTTAAATTTactaattttagaaaaataggACATGTGATAAAAGACATctgtcaaaaaaataaaaggaaaagaaaagaaaagaaaagaaaagaaaaaagaactaGAATTAATGAGACATTCTGGAActggaaaataataataaataaataaataaaaatcattgcATTTTCGGCATCCCACGACTGTCAACTTCTCAGCAATCAAAAATCTACCACGGCAGGGCGGACATTAATTACTCGACGTTTGGAATGGTGGTTGTGCTGTTGGCCAAGAGGAGGTGGCGGACGCTGTTGGTGCTGCGGCGGTTGCTAATCTGCGCCATAGGCACCATTTCCCTCATGGCTTTCCTCTCAGCGCACGTCGCCAGATTGCCTGCTCACACTTCGCACAAGCTTCCAAAGGTGAATTGATTGTAACTTTTGCTTTTGCTTTGACCGGTATTTATGTCGGTAATGCAAGTGCTCGGGATTATCTGTTAGTCATTTTTTTTGGAATCACGTCTTTGTAGATGTTTCCTTGTATTTTATTTGGATGTGCATTCGTTGGTTTTCTCAAAATCGCTGAGCAtttaagattttgacagagaaTCCAATTTACAGCGCTAAATGAGAATGGTTTctgttgtttttatttttcaaaaagataaaattgaaaTGGTGATTTGTTGTGCCTACTGATCTAGGgaaagttttaatttttgtagCAGCCTGAGAATGGGTTCCAAAACTTGAGGAGAGAGCGAAGCTGGATGCAGGAGCTTGCTCCACCGCAGTTGAAAAATCCCACCGTTTCCCTTGAGGTTtgtctttttcttgaatttagtTTATTGTAATTGTCTTTCATGTGTCCTTTTTGTTGTCACAATATAATACGTCTGTAGAAAAGTACAAAGATAGATGTCGCCTCAACTACATCTCATTGTTTTGCGTGTAATACATGTGAGTGCAATTTGGATGTCAGAATCGTGGTGTGCAGGTGGGCATTCGTTCATGAAGACTAGTTTCATCTGTCAATGTTTTCACTCATTTAGATTTAACAGTGGGAAGCTGCTAGTGGAAGCTTGGTTTCAGACAAGTTGTGGAAGCAGCCACCTAATAGAGACTATGTACCTTGTACTGAACCAAGTTCATCCTACACAAGTAATGTGCTCTACAGACAAACAATTGTTCATTCAGATTTCTACTGGTCATTTATGTTCTATAGTTTTACTTAATCTTCAGGTCCCCCAGAATCTCGAGGTTACCTCTTGGTGTATGCAAATGGCGGCCTTAATCAAATGAGAGCAGGGGTTTGTCCCTCTTGCACACTCTTggtctatctatctatctatctctctgtgtgtgtgtgtgtgtgcgtgcgtGCGTGCGCCCTACTTATGTGGAGAAGTTTAATATTCTTTTCAATTTATTACCAACTTTTGTCTTTACTCCTTGAAGTTTCTTCTTTATTTGCCTCTTTATTATGTCTCCATTAAATTTGCacaaaaaataacaaagaatGACAAGTAGTGTGAAAtcataaaaacaatattatgTACCCCGATTCTTACATTCCAATCTCCATTCTTTTTAAGTAAAGAAATTACGCTGGGAAAATGTAGGACGGTTGCATCTGTTAATTTTCATACTTGATATTTCGTTTTCTATGCAAAACATTTACAATTGAAAGGATGCACAAAATCAGTCGGGTTATTTATGAGAGTTTTAAGTATTTGGGTGGTATACAGTACTTTAATTTGTGAGCAACCCGTGTGCCAGTATGGAATTTGATTCGTCCTTGCAGATATGTGATATGGTTGCTGTTGCGCGTCTGATAAATGCCACTCTCGTGATTCCTGAATTAGACAAGCGATCACTTTGGCAAGATTCTAGGTATCCGACCGACTTTTGAACTTCAGTCATATATGTGTACTTGTCTGAAGCTCTTTTTGGGTgattatgtttgattataatTTCAGCAACTTCTCTGATGTCTTCGATGAAGATCATTTCATCAATTCTTTGGTTGATGATGTGAAAATTGTTAGAAAGCTCCCCAAGGAATTGCCAAGTGCATCTAGGGTAGTGAAGCATTTCAGAAGCTGGTCTGGAATAGATTACTATGTGAACGAGATATCAAGCCTGTGGGAAGAACATCAGGTATATGCTTGGAACAAAATTTTGATTCGTTTCCATGATGAATACTGAAGTTATCGTGTAAAATTTTCAAGGTTATTAGAGCTGCTAAGTCTGATTCTCGATTGGCAAACAATAACCTCCCTCCAGACATTCAGAAGTTGAGATGTCGTGCTTGTTATCAATCCCTCCGTTTTGCACCTCTCATTGAAACCATGGGAAAGGTGATAAACTTATCCATACAACAAAAATACACAAGCCTTTATCCCACTAAGTGGGGCCGGCTAGTAATGAATTTATCCATGGCTGATCTAAATCCAAAATATGAATTGTACCTTTTTTGATTGTGTCCTATCAGTAGTTTGTCACAGTAGATGTTTTTGTCTGTAGTTGTTGGTGGATCGTATGAGGTCCTATGGTCGTTATATTGCATTGCACCTACGGTTTGAAAAGGACATGCTTGCCTTCAGCGGCTGCACCCATGGTTTGTCCCCCGAAGAAGTTGAGGAACTAAAGACAATGAGGTAGATAATATGTATCTTGTAGAGATGACATATTTTCGACATGCCAATATTTTTAGATAATAGGTATCTTGTAGAGATGACATATTGTCGATATGCCAATATTTGTCGCCTATATTGTCACTTTTCTGTATCCTTTGTAGAGAAAATACCACGTGGTGGAAAGTAAAAGATATTGATCCTGTAGAACAAAGGGTCAAAGGCTATTGTCCTCTAACTCCTAAAGAAGTTGGCATTTTCCTTACTTCTCTTGGATACCCATCGAACACTCCCATCTATATTGCGGCTGGAGAAATATATGGGGGTGATTCACACATGGATTCTCTACAGACTCGCTATCCCATATTAATGAACAAGGTTTGAGTTTTATAAGTTGGAGATATTTGTTTATCTGTTTTAATGCGTTCAGGTTATGAATTGGTCATTGAGCTCTGCCAACAAATGCCTTGCGGGATATCATTCATccatttttgaaagaaaagctATTGTTGTTATTGGAAGTTAAAAAAAAGTGGGAACTATAGCGAGTTAGAACTTTAACAGGTGTCCCTTGTGAATGCAGATCCTTTTTCTTCACTCAATTTCCCTGACTGCGGCATTAAATGTCCATAATTCTTCTATTAGGATTAATATTTCACTCTGAGTTGGAGTTTTTACTAAACTAACATCtagtattttttcttttaatagtATTCTCTACAATCTAGGCAAATTTAGGGCTttatcatgtgatatattttcttatttgtGAACTGGAAATCTGAATATCAGACTTTTTATTTCCAGAAGCTGGACTCGAGAGGTATCATATATGCTAGCTCATAACAAAATTTAGTTCACCAGACTATTCATTCAGAATCACTATTTCACGTGTTTATAAAAATGATGTAGTGATAGAATAGATATTTGCCGAAATATTGAAATGCAGATATATTGCTTGTGCCTCCAAATCTAATTCTATCCCAATTTTCTGTGTAGAACTTCATGGAAATCATGTCAAGCAAATATTATCAGACACGTCATAATTAGTGGTTATTTTTTGACTTTTATGTTGTGGTCCCACATTTTTTGAAAAAGTATTTACTCCAAAGTGGTCCCGTCTTATAAAACAGCCCCCCTGTGGCCTGAGAGTGCTACCACGTCAGGTATACCCACACCGTCCAACCCCAAAATGATTTTCATGCACCTGTCTTTAGgaagaaatattattttgtagtTTTGGATGTTCATTCCTTCAGCACAATTTTATGTTCCCTGTCGATTTCCCAGGAGAAGCTAGCGACAGCTGAGGAACTTGAACC
This window of the Primulina huaijiensis isolate GDHJ02 chromosome 3, ASM1229523v2, whole genome shotgun sequence genome carries:
- the LOC140974574 gene encoding uncharacterized protein isoform X2 — its product is MKEEGRMEKMGGRRKFRKLLNKLCGCVFGHSAGVVQNSGIGAMSPLGVHLSIQDRHVVVDNGILEVTLSNPEGIVTGIRYNSIDNLLEVLNDESNRGYWDVVWNTLDGSAKAGVFEVIKATNFTVIKESEDQVEISFSRPWDPSLEGRLVPLNIDKRFILLRGCSGFYTYAIYEHIGSKEWPAFSLGETRIAFKLRKDRFHYMALADNRQRDMPLPDDRLPGRGQPLSYPEAVLLVNPVDPKLKGEVDDKYQYSCDNKDLKVHGWISVDPPVGFWQITPSDEFRSGGPLKQNLTSHVGPTTLAVFLSAHYAGDDLVPKFGQGEPWKKVFGPVFIYVNSVMDGENPLSLWDDAKQQLSIEVQSWPYTFPASEDFQSSDHRGNVRGKLLVSDRYVSCDNIPANGAYIGLAAPGEVGSWQRECKDYQFWTRADENGYFSINNIRTGDYNLYAWVPGFIGDYRNGSSITITPGHDLDMGDIVYEPPRDGLTLWEIGIPDRSAAEFYVPDPDPKYINKLYANHPDRQYGLWDRYSELYPSQDLVYTIGKSDYGKDWFFAHVNRKKEDNTYQGTTWQIKFTLDSVVENGTYKLRVALASASLAELQVRINNPDTNRPLFSTGLIGRDNAIARHGVHGLYRLYNVDIKGDSLVEGENTVYLTQPRSASPFQGLMYDYIRFEAPSSNY
- the LOC140974574 gene encoding uncharacterized protein isoform X1, with protein sequence MKEEGRMEKMGGRRKFRKLLNKLCGCVFGHSAGVVQNSGIGAMSPLGVHLSIQDRHVVVDNGILEVTLSNPEGIVTGIRYNSIDNLLEVLNDESNRGYWDVVWNTLDGSAKAGVFEVIKATNFTVIKESEDQVEISFSRPWDPSLEGRLVPLNIDKRFILLRGCSGFYTYAIYEHIGSKEWPAFSLGETRIAFKLRKDRFHYMALADNRQRDMPLPDDRLPGRGQPLSYPEAVLLVNPVDPKLKGEVDDKYQYSCDNKDLKVHGWISVDPPVGFWQITPSDEFRSGGPLKQNLTSHVGPTTLAVFLSAHYAGDDLVPKFGQGEPWKKVFGPVFIYVNSVMDGENPLSLWDDAKQQLSIEVQSWPYTFPASEDFQSSDHRGNVRGKLLVSDRYVSCDNIPANGAYIGLAAPGEVGSWQRECKDYQFWTRADENGYFSINNIRTGDYNLYAWVPGFIGDYRNGSSITITPGHDLDMGDIVYEPPRDGLTLWEIGIPDRSAAEFYVPDPDPKYINKLYANHPDRFRQYGLWDRYSELYPSQDLVYTIGKSDYGKDWFFAHVNRKKEDNTYQGTTWQIKFTLDSVVENGTYKLRVALASASLAELQVRINNPDTNRPLFSTGLIGRDNAIARHGVHGLYRLYNVDIKGDSLVEGENTVYLTQPRSASPFQGLMYDYIRFEAPSSNY
- the LOC140974575 gene encoding transport inhibitor response 1-like protein isoform X1, translating into MSGSWDHSNLREMLEDKGQTATDVSIQMMPNPDQVLEIVLENVLCFLTSRHDRNAASLVCKSWYRLEALTRSELFIGNCYSVSPKRVTHRFRQVKSVSIKGKPRFSDFSLLPRNWVAYFAPWLVSMVDVYRGLEKVYLKRMYVTDNDLAFLAHYFPTLKDIVLVCCEGFGTSGLAFVATECSVLLSWVTKITEFHFVHPRNIRVLDLIDCDVSDEEEDWISCFPDYSTSLESLTFDCVASPINFEASERLVIRSPSLKKLSLNEYITIGQLYRLIVRAPQLTHLGIGSFCPSEIVAYGEQEPDYASAFAVCKSLVCLSGFKEIVPDYIFALIPVCANLVTLNFSYAHINAEQLKSVLCCCIKLKSLWVLDSVTDDGLQAVVATCKDFLELRVFPTDAAEDADGPVTEVGLLAISVGCRKLQSILYFCQRITNAAIIAMSSNCPDLEVFRLCIIGGYKCHYI
- the LOC140974575 gene encoding transport inhibitor response 1-like protein isoform X2; this encodes MSGSWDHSNLREMLEDKGQTATDVSIQMMPNPDQVLEIVLENVLCFLTSRHDRNAASLVCKSWYRLEALTRSELFIGNCYSVSPKRVTHRFRQVKSVSIKGKPRFSDFSLLPRNWVAYFAPWLVSMVDVYRGLEKVYLKRMYVTDNDLAFLAHYFPTLKDIVLVCCEGFGTSGLAFVATECRNIRVLDLIDCDVSDEEEDWISCFPDYSTSLESLTFDCVASPINFEASERLVIRSPSLKKLSLNEYITIGQLYRLIVRAPQLTHLGIGSFCPSEIVAYGEQEPDYASAFAVCKSLVCLSGFKEIVPDYIFALIPVCANLVTLNFSYAHINAEQLKSVLCCCIKLKSLWVLDSVTDDGLQAVVATCKDFLELRVFPTDAAEDADGPVTEVGLLAISVGCRKLQSILYFCQRITNAAIIAMSSNCPDLEVFRLCIIGGYKCHYI